A single window of Sparus aurata chromosome 12, fSpaAur1.1, whole genome shotgun sequence DNA harbors:
- the atp6v1b2 gene encoding V-type proton ATPase subunit B, brain isoform yields MRRACHDSAAAAGVNMAMKALRGMMNGAMSELSSAVSGSRPPAAAPTTAASREHVMAVKRDYISQPRLTYKTVSGVNGPLVILDQVKFPRYAEIVHLTLPDGTKRSGQVLEVTGSKAVVQVFEGTSGIDAKKTSCEFTGDILRTPVSEDMLGRVFNGSGKPIDRGPAVLAEDFLDIMGQPINPQCRIYPEEMIQTGISAIDGMNSIARGQKIPIFSAAGLPHNEIAAQICRQAGLVKKSKDVMDYSEDNFAIVFAAMGVNMETARFFKSDFEENGSMDNVCLFLNLANDPTIERIITPRLALTSAEYLAYQCEKHVLVILTDMSSYAEALREVSAAREEVPGRRGFPGYMYTDLATIYERAGRVEGRNGSITQIPILTMPNDDITHPIPDLTGYITEGQIYVDRQLHNRQIYPPINVLPSLSRLMKSAIGEGMTRRDHSDVSNQLYACYAIGKDVQAMKAVVGEEALTADDLLYLEFLTKFEKNFISQGAYENRSVFETLDVGWQLMRIFPKEMLKRIPQSTLAEFYPREAKH; encoded by the exons ATGCGCCGAGCCTGTCACGACTCCGCCGCCGCTGCAGGTGTGAACATGGCGATGAAGGCGCTCCGAGGGATGATGAACGGGGCGATGAGCGAGCTGTCCTCGGCCGTCAGCGGCAGCAGGCCGCCGGCCGCCGCTCCGACCACCGCCGCCTCCCGGGAACACGTGATGGCCGTGAAGAGGGACTATATCTCCCAGCCGCGCCTCA CCTATAAAACCGTGTCTGGAGTCAACGGCCCGCTGGTGATTCTGGACCAGGTGAAG TTCCCCAGGTATGCAGAGATCGTCCACCTCACGCTGCCTGATGGTACCAAGAGGAGCGGGCAGGTTCTGGAGGTCACCGGCTCCAAAGCGGTGGTTCAG GTGTTTGAGGGAACGTCAGGCATCGACGCCAAGAAGACGAGCTGTGAGTTTACAGGAGACATCTTACGGACGCCCGTCTCTGAGGACATGCTGG gtcgtGTGTTTAATGGTTCTGGTAAACCCATCGACAGAGGACCAGCGGTCCTGGCTGAAGACTTCCTGGACATCATGG GTCAGCCTATAAACCCTCAGTGTCGGATCTACCCGGAGGAGATGATCCAGACCGGGATCTCCGCCATCGACGGCATGAACAGCATCGCCAGAGGGCAGAAGATCCCCATCTTCTCTGCTGCAGGGCTGCCGCACAacgag ATCGCAGCTCAGATCTGTCGGCAGGCCGGTCTGGTGAAGAAGTCGAAGGACGTGATGGACTACAGCGAGGACAACTTCGCCATCGTGTTCGCAGCCATGGGG GTGAACATGGAGACGGCCCGGTTCTTCAAGTCCGACTTTGAGGAGAACGGTTCCATGGACAACGTCTGCTTGTTCCTGAACCTCGCCAACGACCCCAC CATCGAGCGAATCATCACGCCTCGTTTGGCTCTGACATCAGCAGAGTATCTGGCCTATCAGTGCGAGAAGCACGTGCTCGTCATCCTCACTGATATGAGCTCGTACGCGGAGGCTCTCCGAGAG GTGTCCGCCGCCAGAGAGGAGGTGCCGGGCCGCCGAGGTTTCCCTGGTTACATGTACACGGACCTGGCGACCATCTACGAGAGGGCGGGCCGAGTGGAGGGACGTAACGGCTCCATCACTCAGATCCCCATCCTCACCATGCCCAACgacg ACATCACTCATCCTATTCCGGACCTGACGGGTTACATCACCGAGGGACAGATCTATGTGGACAGACAGCTGCACAACAGACAG ATCTATCCTCCCATCAACGTGCTGCCGTCTCTCTCCCGTCTGATGAAGTCGGCCATCGGAGAGGGGATGACCCGCAGAGACCACTCTGATGTGTCCAACCAGCTC tatgCGTGTTACGCCATCGGGAAGGACGTCCAGGCCATGAAGGCGGTGGTGGGGGAGGAGGCGCTGACAGCTGATGACCTGCTCTATCTGGAGTTCCTGACCAAGTTCGAGAAAAACTTCATCTCCCAAG GTGCCTACGAGAACAGGAGCGTGTTCGAGACTCTGGACGTCGGCTGGCAGCTGATGAGGATCTTCCCCAAAGAGATGCTGAAGAGGATCCCTCAGAGCACCCTGGCCGAGTTTTACCCCCGAGAAGCCAAACATTAA